The Mariprofundus sp. NF region TTTCTCCGAGTCACTCGGTGATATTGCGCTGGCCGTTCCCTTTATCCTTACTGAGGCAGATCGTCTGAATTTGTCGCAGGATGATCACATCCTGCACCTGATTGTGCATGCCACCCTGCATCTGCTCGGCTTTGATCATATCGATGATGACGATGCAGATGAGATGCAAACGCTTGAACGGCAGGTCATGTCAAAGATCGGCCTGCACGATCCATATCCAGCAGAAGTGAAAGATAGTCCGGAGAGTATATGAGCCCCACATTCCAGAAATGGACCCTCAGTTTGCGCGAATCCTTGATTGAGTACCTGCGCCCGGGGCGTAACGATGATGAGCTGCTGGCAATCCTTGGACGCGCTGAAGCGGTGCAGTCGGATGAGCAGCGCAGTATGCTGGAGCAGGTGGTGGCCTTTAACGATACCCGCGTGCGTGAAGTGATGGTGCCACGTTCTGAGATTCATGCTGTGAATGTGGATGCTTCTCTTGCAGAGGTGGAGGCGGCTTTGATCGAGCATGGGGTTACCCGACTGCCGGTCATTGAAGCAGATATCGATCATGTGCTTGGTGTTGTCCACACCAAGGATATTCTGGCTGCCCGTGTGCGTGGCGAGTCGCCACAACTCTCGGCCATTCTGCGCCCCTGCCTGCGGGTGTTGGAGCTTGAGAAGGTATCGGGCCTGCTGGAAGAGATGAGGGATGAGGGGTGTCACATTGCCATGGTACTCGATGAGTATGGCGGCACAGCCGGTCTTGTGATGCTCTCTGATCTGCTTGATGAGATTGTTGGTGAGATTCGTGATGCGGGCGAAGAGGGTGAGTGTCAGCTGCAGGACGATGGTAGCTATCTGGTGCTGGCGCTGATGCATATTGAAGACCTTAGTGAAGAACTTGGCGTGAAACTGCCGCTGGGTGATTACGATACTGTGGGCGGCTGGCTTACAGACCGACTGGCACGTATCCCGAAAGTCGGCGAAGTGGTGAGGCTGGAAGGTTTTCAGATTCATATTGTAGAGGCCGATCCACGACGCATCACCAAAGTACGCATGGTACGTATGCAGGATAATCTGCCCGATAGCTCCGGTGGCTAACTCCCACAAACTGCAGATGCTGCTGGCATTGGCTCTGGGTGGGTTGATGCCTTTTGCCTTTTCCCCCTTTGATTACGCCTGGCTGGCGATACCGGCACTGGCCGGTTTTTTATGGCTGCTCTGTCAGGGCTCGCCGTTTCGCATCGGTTTCGCCTTTGGCTTTGGCTGGTTTGGTTTCGGGGCATGGTGGTTGGCACCAACCCTGCACACCTTCGGCCATCTGCCGTGGATCGCAGCAGGATTCTGTGTGCTGCTGGTCGGTTGTGTGATGGCACTGCTGCCAGCGATGTGGGCGTGGCTTGCTGCCAAAGATGGTGGCCGAACACACTGGATACTGGTCAGTTTTCCTACCGTCGCTGTGGCTGAGGAGTGGCTGCGCGGGCACATTTTTACCGGCCTGCCATGGACGGCACTGGGTACCCTGATGCTTGATACACCGGCCATTGGCTGGGCATCGTGGTTCGGTGTTTACGGATTGGCATTTATTCCGGCTCTGCTGGCGGCATCACTGCTGCTGCTTGTCACCCATGAAGAGAAGAGGTGGGGGGCAGGTGGCCTTGTGGTTGTCACTCTGCTGGTGCTGGCTGCACCGCAACCCTTGGATGCAACCGGTGAAGAGGTTTATCACGCAGCCCTGATTCAGGGCAATATTCCACAGGATCAGAAATGGGATGCTGCCTTTCTTAATGAGACCATGTTTCGCTATGCCAAGCTCTCTGAACAGGCCGCTGAGAAGAGTGATGTAATCATCTGGCCTGAGGCCGCGATCCCCTTCTTTCTCGAACGTGCACCGGAGTGGGACAGCTGGCTCAGTGGCAAGATCACAACCTGGCAGGTACCCCTGCTGTTTGGCGGGTTGAAGCTGACCGGTGAAAATACGGCCAATAACGGACTGTTTGCTGAAGAGCCTGTTGGCAATCATCGGACGTTTGCCGGCAAACAGCATCTGGTTCCCTTTGGCGAATATGTACCATCGTGGGTGCCCTATTTGAGTGCGCTGGTTCCTGCCATCGCCAATTTCAGGCCGGCTGAGGATTCCGGTACAGTGCAGCTGCGTGGTATCCGTTACGGTTCACTGATCTGTTATGAATCGCTCTTTCCCGAGCAGACGCGTCTGCGCGTGCAGAACGGCGCCCAGGTTTTGGTCAATGTCACCAATGATGCATGGTACGGCACAACCCCTGCGGCCTGGCAGCATTTTCAGGCGGCTCGCATGCGTGCAGTGGAGAGCGGCCGTTATCTTCTGCGTGCTGCCAATACCGGTGTGACGGCGATAATCGGACCCGATGGCAAGGTGAGAAACAGTGCTCCGTGGTGGACGAAAACGGCACTGGTTGGTGAGTTCAGGCTCTCTGAAGCGATCACGCCTTATGTGCGCTGGGGCGATGCTCCTTTGCTAGGGCTGCTTATTTTGTTAGTAATTCCTCTGTTATTTAGAAAAGGTGAATAAGTGCATCCATGAAAAAGGAGAGTCTATGAGCAGGCAGCAGGTTTGTGTGTTGGGTGCGGGATCGTGGGGAACGGCGCTGGCGCTGGTGCTGGCTCGAAGTGGTGCACGTGATGTCTGGCTGGTCGCACGCGATGATGAGCAGGTGAATGCCATCGAATCGAGCCGTGAGAATCGCCACTATCTGCCGGGCATAACCTTACCTGATAATATCCGCATCACAGCAGATACAGGATCGGCTATCGAACATATCGATGCCTGCGTCTATGCACTGCCGTGTATTGCCGTGGATGATTATCTGCCGCTACTGGCCGGTGGTGATTATCCGGTTATCGCCGCCTGTAAGGGGTTGCATCCGGAGACATTGATCCGCAGCGATGAGATGCTGGCCAAGTATATCGACAGATCGCGTATCGCGCTGCTTTCAGGACCCTCTTTTGCGGCTGAGGTGGCTAAGGGTCAGCCAACAGCCATTACCATGGCGGCAGAAACGCTGGTGCTGGCTGCTACAGCAGCTTCATATTTTGATGATACAAATTTCCGCATCTACCCCAGTGATGATCTTGTTGGTGTGGCCATGGGTGGCGCGCTGAAAAACGTCATTGCCATTGCCGCAGGCATGGCTGATGGTCTCGGTTTTGGTCATAACTCGGTGGCGGCAGCTGTAACGCGGGGGCTCTCTGAGATGGCGCGTCTGAGTGTTGCCTGCGGTGGCAGCACGGAGACGATGATGGGGCTCTCCGGCCTTGGTGATCTGGTACTCACCTGTACAGGTGAACTATCGCGCAATCGCCAGTTCGGTATTGCTGTTGCCAAGGGCAGCAGTTGTTCAGCAGCCATTGAGGAGATCGGTCAGGTCGTCGAAGGTGTTCGCACAGCAAAAGCCGCAAATCAGCTGGCTGAAAAACTGAATATTGAGCTGCCGCTGATGCAGAGCATCCACCGTATTTTAATTGGAGAAATTGAGATCAAAGAGGCAGTGGCGCAGTTGATGGCGAGGCCGGAGCGGCCGGAATAGATGGCCGATGAGGATGATCTGTTTGCCGAGGCGATGGGCAAGGTTCGCCCGCTTGCACCGTCCAATAAGGTTGAGTCGGAGCCACTGAAAAGAAGAAAAAGGGTGGTTCTGGTCAAAGCAGCGACAGGGTCGATCATGAGTCCGCGCGCGAACTATTCACCTGAGCGCACGGATGATCCGTGGCGACTGGTTGCCGATGGTGTCTCCCGCGAACGCTTGAGACGCCTGGCTGGCGGGGATCCCTCTGTCGCTCTCACGCTTGATCTGCACGGATTAACACGCGATGAGGCGTTGCGCCAACTGACTTTAACATTTGAAACTGCCTTGCAGAGTGGGCAGCGTGCTATGCGCATTATTCATGGGCGCGGCCTGCATTCACAGGGTAAGGCGATTCTCAAAGAGGCTCTCTACCACTGGCTGCACGATGGCCCTTTTGCTTACGCTGTGCTGGCGGCGATTCCAGAGCCGGGAAGCGGTGGCGGAGCCTGTCTCGTACTGTTACGCAGACAAAGCGTATAGCTCGATTGGCAATCAACGGAGGGGAAGATGAAAAGTCTGTGGGATGAGAGTGATGCGCAGGAGCTTGAAGGCGATCTGTTGGCGCAGCGTGTTTACACCTCGCGCCTGCTGGGTCATGAGCCTTCGCTGGTGCTGCATGGCGGTGGCAATACCTCGGTAAAAGCTGAAGCAGTGAACCTGTTCGGAGAGTCTGAGACCGTGCTTTATGTTAAGGGCAGCGGTTGGGATCTGGCCACGATTGAGAAGGCGGGGTTTGCACCGGTTCGGCTGGATGTGCTGAACAAGATGGCAGAACTGCAGGCGCTGACCGATTCAGACATGGTCAATGCGCAGCGGGCGGCGATGACCGATCCTAATGCGCCCAATCCTTCGGTTGAGGCCATTCTGCACGCCATTATCCCCTCAACCTTTGTTGATCACACCCATGCTGATGCGGTGGTGACAATCAGTAACAGCCCCGGTGGAGAAAAGCGGCTGCAGGAGATTTACGGGGAAGAGGTGCTGATTCTGCCCTATGTGATGCCGGGTTTTGTGCTGGCACGTCAGGTCTATGAGCTGACCGCAGGTATTAACTGGTCAAAACTGAAAGGTATTGTGTTGCTGCATCACGGCGTTTTCACCTTCTCTGATGATGCACGTGAAAGTTACGAAAACATGATCGATCTGGTCTCAAAAGCTGAGGTCTACCTGGCTGAACATGTTGCCACTGAGAGTGCAGCTGCCACTGCCAATGCAGCAAATCTGCAGCAGATGGCAGCGATGCGCAGGGCGGCATCCAGAGTGCGTGGCTCTGCCATGCTTGCTCGCCTGACCAGTGATGCTGAGGCCGTTCAATTTTCTGCTCGTAGCAATGTTGCAGCCATTGCCGGGCGTGGGCCGTTGACACCCGATCATGTCATTCGCACCAAACGCACTGCCATGATCGTGGGTGATGATGCGGCTGCCAGCGTAGACTCCTTTGCTGATGATTATCGCAACTATTTCAAGCGCAATAACAGTAGCGACCTCACCTGTCTCGATCTGGCCCCGCGCTGGGCAATCTGGCCGGGCTGCGGGGCAGTGGCTTTCGGCACGACGCCGGGAGAGTGTGACATTATCGCCGATATCTCTCGCCATACGATGCAGGCGATCTGCCGGGCCGAGGCCCTGGGTGGCTGGCAGGCACTGCCTGAGAAAGATATTTTCGAGCTGGAGTACTGGGAGCTTGAGCAGGCAAAACTGAAGAAGGGTGGCTCTGCCCCTGAACTCAGGGGAAAAGTTGCCATGGTCACCGGTGCGGCAAGTGGCATCGGCAAAGCCTGTGTCGATTCTTTGCTGGTCAAAGGTGCTGTGGTTGTGGCGCTGGATATTAATCCGGAAATTATCGATATGAATGCGCCCAACCTGCTCGGTCTGGTCTGTGATGTGACCAGTAGAGCTCTGCTGAAAGGGGCGATTGAGTCGGCAGTTAGGAGATTCGGCGGGCTTGATATTGTGATTAGTAATGCAGGCATTTTCCCAGTCAGCTGTGAGATCGAAGCGATGGATGCGGATGTGTGGCAGCAGAGTCTTAATCTCAATCTGACCAGTCATCAGGTGCTGTTGCAGGAGGCGATCCCCTATCTGAAACAGGGTATCGATCCGGCAGTTGTGATTATCGCCTCTAAAAATGTGCCGGCACCGGGCCCCGGAGCATCAGCCTACTCTGTAGCCAAAGCGGGCTTGACCCAGCTTGGACGAGTGGCAGCCCTTGAGTTGGGCAGAGATGGTGTACGCGTTAATATGCTGCATCCTAATGCAGTCTTTGATACGGCTATCTGGACGGATGAGGTGCTGGAAAAACGTGCAGCCAGTTATGGTTTGAGCGTGGACCAATACAAGAGAAATAATCTCTTATGCTGTGAGGTGACCTCGCATCATGTGGGTGAGTTGGCCTGTGCCATGGCAGGAGATCTGTTTGCCTGTACCACCGGAGCACAGCTACCTGTTGACGGTGGCAATGAACGGGTTATCTGATACAGGGGCTGCTCTCACTAATTAATGCTGTCTGAACCGGATTCCTGCGCTATAGTACTTGCATGAAAATGAGATATCTCCTACTCCCGGTTTCACTGACTATATTGCTCTCTTCCCATGCGCTGGCGGAAGAGGATGCGGCCCTGCCGCCGCCTGAGGTCGGTGTTGAAGCCCCTGTCGAACCTGGCCTGGCCGATGAGATGAAAGAGAGTGCTCCCAATCTGCGTGATGAGCTGGGAACTGCCGATAACGACACCACCATCGATGTCCGCTCTTATCAGCGTAAAGATGGTGCCAAAATCACCGAATATGCTGTGCGCGGACGTGTCTATAAGATCAAAGTGCAGCCAGTTGGTGGTTTGCCAGCCTATTATCTCTATGACCGTGATGGTGATGGTACCTTCGAGCGTCGTCTGCCAGGTGGCGGTAAACCTATCTCACCACCAAGCTGGGTTGTAAAAGAGTTCTGATCCATGCGGGTTAAGATCCCGTCGCTGACCCTGATTACTGACAGTAGCCGATATCCGGATGATCTGCTTTTCTCTGTACTGGAGAAGACACTGGACCATGGCGTGGACGCTGTTCTTCTGCGTGAGAAGCAGCTTAGCTCAGCAAAGCTGTTGGCGCTGGCATCGAGATTGCGCGAGCTTACTTCAGCATATGAGGCTGCACTTTATATCCATACACAGGCCGATATTGCAGTCGCAGTGGATGCTGATGGTGTGCATCTGGCAAGTGGTGATATGAGCAATATTCCTGGCATACGTGGCTGGCTCAATGATGCGAATAAAACAGTATCCGTCTCCTGCCACTCTCTCACTGAGATCAGAATGGCGGAGCAGCATGGTGCAGACTTCCTGTTTCTCTCCCCTGTTTTTCCCACGGCCTCTCATCCGGGTGCAAAGCACCTTGGTGCTGACGCGTTTATCGATATCGTATCTCAGAGCAGACTTCCAGTCATCGCACTGGGAGGCATTGATGGCGACAACTGCCACGAAATTCAGGGCCATGGGGTGGCGGTGATCAGCGCTCTCCTGGCTGCAGATGATCCCACTTTGGCGGCGATCAGTTTACGCCAACAGGGTAAGCAAGGCTGATGCTTGTCCCCCCTTTTGGGGGATAGACCACATTGAAATAATAGATAGGATTATTTCCTATGAGTCAGCCAGATGATTTTCCCAAAAAGAAACAGAGCAGAACCATAACCACCATCAACAGAGCCGGGTTACGGCCCTATCGGTTGCATATAGATATTGAGGGCCAGCAGCTCAGGGTTAAACTTGACGGTCATTGGGCATTCAGAGACTCCAACTCTTTTTGGCAGCGGATATTCGACGAATGTCGGGCTAACAGCCTGAATTTTGCAGTGGTGATGTTCCAGTTTAGTAAAAAAATGTCGATCCAGGAGTCCCATGCTCTGGCGGGCAGGGCGTCTGAGATATTTTCAGGGCAGGGCATACAACTGGCGATTGTGGATATCAACCGCTGCTCATTCGCCAGTCCGGGTTTCTGGGCTAGGGCTGTGGGAAACGTTGGTTTTTCAACGTTTTTTCAGGATATGGCTGAAGCTGAAGCCTGGCTTGATAAGAAGGTTCTGGAATTTTCAAACAAAGAGTCTTAATAACATATCGAGGATGCTTGTCCCCCATTTGGGGGACAACACTTTTTTTTCAAGGCTGTATCATTGGCCGCTCTTACGGATGAGAAGAAGGGGTTCTAGAGATGAAACAGTTAATTCTTGTACGACACGCAAAATCCAGCTGGG contains the following coding sequences:
- the ybeY gene encoding rRNA maturation RNase YbeY; protein product: MIEVVVDDELEASFSAPDGIDRAVLMACEVAGFSAQKPELCIRFAADAAVQELNATWRSKDSVTDVLSFPMQEAPGFDFSESLGDIALAVPFILTEADRLNLSQDDHILHLIVHATLHLLGFDHIDDDDADEMQTLERQVMSKIGLHDPYPAEVKDSPESI
- a CDS encoding hemolysin family protein, with amino-acid sequence MSPTFQKWTLSLRESLIEYLRPGRNDDELLAILGRAEAVQSDEQRSMLEQVVAFNDTRVREVMVPRSEIHAVNVDASLAEVEAALIEHGVTRLPVIEADIDHVLGVVHTKDILAARVRGESPQLSAILRPCLRVLELEKVSGLLEEMRDEGCHIAMVLDEYGGTAGLVMLSDLLDEIVGEIRDAGEEGECQLQDDGSYLVLALMHIEDLSEELGVKLPLGDYDTVGGWLTDRLARIPKVGEVVRLEGFQIHIVEADPRRITKVRMVRMQDNLPDSSGG
- the lnt gene encoding apolipoprotein N-acyltransferase, translated to MANSHKLQMLLALALGGLMPFAFSPFDYAWLAIPALAGFLWLLCQGSPFRIGFAFGFGWFGFGAWWLAPTLHTFGHLPWIAAGFCVLLVGCVMALLPAMWAWLAAKDGGRTHWILVSFPTVAVAEEWLRGHIFTGLPWTALGTLMLDTPAIGWASWFGVYGLAFIPALLAASLLLLVTHEEKRWGAGGLVVVTLLVLAAPQPLDATGEEVYHAALIQGNIPQDQKWDAAFLNETMFRYAKLSEQAAEKSDVIIWPEAAIPFFLERAPEWDSWLSGKITTWQVPLLFGGLKLTGENTANNGLFAEEPVGNHRTFAGKQHLVPFGEYVPSWVPYLSALVPAIANFRPAEDSGTVQLRGIRYGSLICYESLFPEQTRLRVQNGAQVLVNVTNDAWYGTTPAAWQHFQAARMRAVESGRYLLRAANTGVTAIIGPDGKVRNSAPWWTKTALVGEFRLSEAITPYVRWGDAPLLGLLILLVIPLLFRKGE
- a CDS encoding NAD(P)H-dependent glycerol-3-phosphate dehydrogenase translates to MSRQQVCVLGAGSWGTALALVLARSGARDVWLVARDDEQVNAIESSRENRHYLPGITLPDNIRITADTGSAIEHIDACVYALPCIAVDDYLPLLAGGDYPVIAACKGLHPETLIRSDEMLAKYIDRSRIALLSGPSFAAEVAKGQPTAITMAAETLVLAATAASYFDDTNFRIYPSDDLVGVAMGGALKNVIAIAAGMADGLGFGHNSVAAAVTRGLSEMARLSVACGGSTETMMGLSGLGDLVLTCTGELSRNRQFGIAVAKGSSCSAAIEEIGQVVEGVRTAKAANQLAEKLNIELPLMQSIHRILIGEIEIKEAVAQLMARPERPE
- a CDS encoding Smr/MutS family protein; protein product: MADEDDLFAEAMGKVRPLAPSNKVESEPLKRRKRVVLVKAATGSIMSPRANYSPERTDDPWRLVADGVSRERLRRLAGGDPSVALTLDLHGLTRDEALRQLTLTFETALQSGQRAMRIIHGRGLHSQGKAILKEALYHWLHDGPFAYAVLAAIPEPGSGGGACLVLLRRQSV
- a CDS encoding bifunctional aldolase/short-chain dehydrogenase; translated protein: MKSLWDESDAQELEGDLLAQRVYTSRLLGHEPSLVLHGGGNTSVKAEAVNLFGESETVLYVKGSGWDLATIEKAGFAPVRLDVLNKMAELQALTDSDMVNAQRAAMTDPNAPNPSVEAILHAIIPSTFVDHTHADAVVTISNSPGGEKRLQEIYGEEVLILPYVMPGFVLARQVYELTAGINWSKLKGIVLLHHGVFTFSDDARESYENMIDLVSKAEVYLAEHVATESAAATANAANLQQMAAMRRAASRVRGSAMLARLTSDAEAVQFSARSNVAAIAGRGPLTPDHVIRTKRTAMIVGDDAAASVDSFADDYRNYFKRNNSSDLTCLDLAPRWAIWPGCGAVAFGTTPGECDIIADISRHTMQAICRAEALGGWQALPEKDIFELEYWELEQAKLKKGGSAPELRGKVAMVTGAASGIGKACVDSLLVKGAVVVALDINPEIIDMNAPNLLGLVCDVTSRALLKGAIESAVRRFGGLDIVISNAGIFPVSCEIEAMDADVWQQSLNLNLTSHQVLLQEAIPYLKQGIDPAVVIIASKNVPAPGPGASAYSVAKAGLTQLGRVAALELGRDGVRVNMLHPNAVFDTAIWTDEVLEKRAASYGLSVDQYKRNNLLCCEVTSHHVGELACAMAGDLFACTTGAQLPVDGGNERVI
- a CDS encoding DUF2782 domain-containing protein, producing MKMRYLLLPVSLTILLSSHALAEEDAALPPPEVGVEAPVEPGLADEMKESAPNLRDELGTADNDTTIDVRSYQRKDGAKITEYAVRGRVYKIKVQPVGGLPAYYLYDRDGDGTFERRLPGGGKPISPPSWVVKEF
- a CDS encoding thiamine phosphate synthase — translated: MRVKIPSLTLITDSSRYPDDLLFSVLEKTLDHGVDAVLLREKQLSSAKLLALASRLRELTSAYEAALYIHTQADIAVAVDADGVHLASGDMSNIPGIRGWLNDANKTVSVSCHSLTEIRMAEQHGADFLFLSPVFPTASHPGAKHLGADAFIDIVSQSRLPVIALGGIDGDNCHEIQGHGVAVISALLAADDPTLAAISLRQQGKQG